A window of the Brassica napus cultivar Da-Ae chromosome C5, Da-Ae, whole genome shotgun sequence genome harbors these coding sequences:
- the LOC111203683 gene encoding uncharacterized protein LOC111203683: MGSLNRLRSAHQADIKGKGILYEDDDAPIKLVDRDDSFVIKEFGLALIGKILNPKKQNVEKLLQTMPSQWGLSERITASDLGNGKFLLNFMTEEDLNSVLRRGPFHYNFCMFVLVRWEPIVHDDYPWIIPFWVQLIGFPLHLWTDANLRNIGGRIGHVDTLELTEGRMLIDVDSRRPLKFSRKVEYEGDEVTIEIKYDKLFKHCTTCGLLSHEKGYCPNVDVRSRLQHVERPVFSRLQQNQDVSRQNWGRDALANTRATQQSSLQSRGIQSSQYYTSKPLRSDDMSTLGQAARYWEDDSSRGRHSDRIIRSRDDHSRRSRYGGARGAGPYARPSEKI; encoded by the coding sequence ATGGGGTCGTTGAATCGTCTGAGATCCGCTCATCAGGCGGATATCAAGGGTAAAGGGATCCTCTATGAGGATGATGATGCACCCATTAAGCTGGTGGATCGCGATGATTCTTTTGTAATCAAGGAGTTTGGTTTGGCTCTCATTGGCAAGATTCTTAATCCAAAGAAGCAGAATGTTGAGAAGCTGTTGCAAACAATGCCTTCTCAATGGGGTTTGTCTGAGAGAATTACCGCAAGTGATCTAGGGAATGGGaagtttttattaaacttcATGACTGAGGAGGACCTGAACTCGGTGCTGAGACGAGGCCCATTCCACTATAACTTCTGTATGTTCGTTCTGGTGCGTTGGGAACCCATTGTACACGATGATTATCCATGGATTATTCCTTTTTGGGTACAGCTCATTGGCTTCCCCCTTCACCTTTGGACTGATGCGAATCTAAGAAACATAGGAGGGAGAATTGGCCATGTCGATACTCTGGAGCTAACTGAAGGCCGCATGCTTATCGATGTTGATTCACGCCGTCCGCTGAAATTCTCTAGAAAAGTGGAATACGAGGGTGACGAGGTCACGATTGAAATAAAGTATGATAAGTTATTCAAACACTGCACCACATGTGGCCTGTTATCTCATGAGAAGGGATATTGTCCCAATGTTGACGTTCGATCAAGGCTACAACATGTGGAAAGACCTGTGTTCTCGCGACTGCAGCAGAATCAAGATGTGTCTCGTCAAAACTGGGGGAGGGACGCTCTGGCAAATACTAGAGCTACTCAGCAATCTTCGTTGCAGAGTAGAGGTATTCAATCCTCGCAGTACTATACGTCCAAACCCTTAAGGTCTGATGACATGAGTACTTTGGGACAGGCAGCTCGATATTGGGAGGATGATAGCAGCCGTGGACGTCATTCTGATAGGATTATCCGTAGCAGAGATGATCACTCAAGGAGAAGTAGATATGGTGGGGCACGGGGTGCAGGTCCTTATGCGCGCCCAAGTGAGAAGATATAG
- the LOC106426419 gene encoding uncharacterized protein LOC106426419, with protein sequence MENNVTLRGKGEARTIVFSPSGSAETSHPDDLIIGALSDMELMDQSEGALAADGADGDDGDDLLELDLMVLEESKSQPRPIEDSGRSSLRATRSKKPGVRSNTPLGIKNRKFEVLRRGSPSKHSMATEFPFTGDMLSWVGKRAGGSTVRCRLDRAVGNADWHEKFPHSSIKYMRLWGSDHRPILADILRWLDNEELRQVILKGWKSPDLPPDASIMEHISSCRKALGEWRRQHNINSAKLVEELKEKVEAMYADNNATTEEIAAALKELSEALKAEEMFWKQKSRDIGEALTQVPTTITGAMNESLTAPVTEWEVKLALFAMHPEKAPGPDGMTALFYQKFWDIVKEDLTLMVNKFLVEGTVVNGLNDTNICLIPKTTKPNDMAQFRPISLCNVSYKIISKVLCQRLKKVLPGLISESQSAFVAGRHISDNIMIAQEMFHALRTKPSGRSKRMAIKTDMSKAYDRMEWSFIEAVMRKMGFSEIWITWIMRCITSRVNATTRQEVKDALGIQNEGGMGTYLGIPEDISGSKCKLFAFLKDKLMHRVNGWTGRWLSKGGKEVLIKSILLALPTYVMSTFLLPLEICENLASAIARFWWSSNPPKRGIHWAKWEKVCAPREEGGIGFLMIHEFNLALLAKQLWRLVQFPDSLVARVLRGRYYRLSSPLRVNSTNNPSYVWNSISAARKLLLLGIRLKIHSGYDVKVWEDPWIPTIPSRPAAPVAPVMHPNMRVSELINQTSKEWDVRLLESYVNMDDIQLIRSLAISSSHRRDSFCWSYTRNGQYTVKSGYWVARNLLKVEEEQEVLEPSITNLQAFAWKLKAPTKIRHLIWQLLTGHVAVTRNLARRNMRCDNYCPRCGELEESVTHAIFECPPALQVWSLSATPTGPEVFPVSSIYTNMDYLFWRKNSIIEPEQDRDPYPWIIWYIWKARNEKLFRGIDRDPLELVRYAESECRAWFEANEVIQPVPQGNNMVIPQVISLGNICLLDGSWIASANFSGCGWVWMDSRGKAQLMGLKNITRRESALHSEVETLQWAMENMLQQSTCQSFGTDCKDLIAMLEEPHAWPSFATELEKIETLRICFPEFSITHTRVESETSYGLSSSSSGSSESDLSRTPTPSPTMSVLIKGLVDASVLYSDDARGRGCGGRSGQKLVTLAPQVTNAFGPSSFDETSL encoded by the exons ATGGAGAATAATGTTACGTTGCGTGGTAAGGGTGAAGCACGAACGATCGTGTTCTCCCCTTCGGGAAGCGCGGAGACAAGTCACCCTGATGATCTTATCATTGGGGCGCTGAGCGATATGGAGCTAATGGATCAGTCGGAGGGAGCACTAGCGGCTGATGGAGCTGATGGTGACGATGGTGATGACCTGCTAGAGCTTGATCTTATGGTTTTGGAGGAGAGTAAATCCCAGCCGAGGCCTATCGAAGACTCGGGACGTAGCTCCTTGAGGGCTACAAGAAGTAAGAAGCCAGGCGTAAGGAGCAATACCCCTTTGGGTATCAAAAATAGGAAGTTTGAGGTCCTTCGTAGGGGATCTCCAAGTAAGCATTCGATGGCTACAG AGTTCCCTTTCACGGGTGACATGCTCTCATGGGTAGGCAAGCGAGCAGGAGGGTCTACAGTTAGATGTCGCTTGGACAGGGCGGTAGGAAATGCGGATTGGCATGAGAAGTTTCCCCATTCGAGTATAAAGTATATGAGGCTGTGGGGATCGGACCATCGTCCGATTCTTGCAGATATACTG AGATGGCTAGATAACGAGGAGCTCAGGCAAGTCATCCTGAAGGGATGGAAATCGCCTGATCTCCCTCCAGATGCGTCTATTATGGAACATATTTCAAGCTGTCGAAAGGCTCTGGGAGAATGGAGGAGACAACATAATATTAATTCTGCGAAATTAGTGGAGGAGCTTAAAGAAAAAGTGGAGGCCATGTATGCGGATAACAATGCCACAACTGAGGAAATTGCAGCGGCTTTGAAGGAACTCTCTGAGGCTCTTAAGGCCGAGGAGATGTTCTGGAAGCAGAAGAGTCGG GACATTGGAGAGGCACTAACTCAAGTTCCTACGACAATCACTGGGGCAATGAATGAAAGCCTTACAGCTCCGGTAACGGAATGGGAGGTCAAATTAGCACTTTTTGCTATGCACCCAGAAAAGGCCCCAGGCCCAGATGGGATGACTGCGCTATTCTATCAGAAATTTTGGGATATTGTAAAGGAGGATTTGACTCTTATGGTCAATAAATTCCTTGTCGAGGGAACAGTGGTGAATGGATTAAATGATACGAATATATGTCTCATCCCGAAAACGACCAAGCCTAATGATATGGCTCAGTTCCgacccataagtctgtgtaatgTCAGCTATAAGATAATCTCGaaggtcttatgccagagaTTAAAGAAAGTGCTACCAGGATTGATTTCGGAAAGCCAGTCGGCCTTTGTTGCTGGGAGGCATATCTCAGACAACATTATGATTGCTCAAGAAATGTTTCACGCATTGAGAACCAAGCCAAGTGGACGCAGTAAAAGGATGGCCATTAAGACGGACATGAGCAAAGCGTATGATAGAATGGAATGGTCGTTTATTGAAGCTGTCATGCGTAAAATGGGCTTCTCAGAGATTTGGATAACCTGGATAATGAGATGCATTACGTCG cgaGTTAATGCAACTACCAGACAAGAGGTCAAAGATGCACTGGGAATACAAAATGAAGGAGGGATGGGAACCTACTTGGGTATTCCAGAAGACATAAGCGGCTCCAAGTGCAAATTGTTTGCTTTCCTTAAGGATAAGTTAATGCACAGGGTAAATGGATGGACGGGTAGGTGGCTttcaaaaggaggaaaggaagtaTTGATAAAATCGATTTTGTTAGCTCTCCCGACTTATGTAATGTCTACtttcctgctccctttggaAATATGTGAAAACTTAGCTAGTGCCATTGCACGCTTCTGGTGGAGCTCGAATCCCCCAAAGAGAGGAATACACTGGGCGAAATGGGAAAAGGTGTGTGCACCAAGAGAGGAAGGTGGGATTGGGTTTCTTATGATCCATGAGTTTAATCTGGCATTGTTGGCAAAACAATTATGGAGGTTGGTTCAGTTCCCAGATTCATTGGTTGCCCGGGTCTTGAGGGGAAGATACTACAGATTAAGTTCTCCGCTGAGAGTAAACTCTACCAATAACCCATCGTATGTGTGGAATAGCATCTCTGCTGCAAGGAAGTTGCTACTACTAGGAATCAGACTGAAGATTCACTCAGGATATGATGTTaaggtgtgggaggatccgTGGATCCCAACGATCCCATCAAGACCGGCGGCTCCTGTTGCGCCTGTTATGCACCCCAACATGAGAGTTAGCGAGCTCATTAATCAGACATCGAAGGAATGGGATGTTCGGCTTTTGGAGAGCTATGTCAACATGGACGATATACAGCTTATAAGGAGTTTAGCCATAAGCTCATCTCATCGCCGCGACTCCTTCTGTTGGAGCTACACAAGAAACGGACAATACacagttaaatctggatattgggtggcGCGGAACTTATTAAAGGTGGAGGAGGAACAGGAGGTTTTGGAGCCAAGTATCACCAATCTTCAAGCTTTTGCTTGGAAGCTGAAGGCGCCTACGAAGATacgtcatcttatatggcagttGTTGACTGGGCACGTGGCAGTAACAAGGAATTTAGCAAGACGCAATATGAGATGTGATAATTACTGCCCGAGGTGTGGAGAATTAGAAGAATCTGTAACTCATGCCATCTTTGAATGCCCGCCAGCGCTACAAGTTTGGAGCCTATCAGCAACCCCAACAGGCCCAGAGGTATTTCCAGTATCAAGCATCTACACGAACATGGATTAtctattttggaggaaaaactCTATTATTGAGCCGGAACAAGacagggatccttatccctggataatttggtatataTGGAAGGCTAGGAATGAAAAACTATTCAGGGGGATAGATAGAGATCCTTTGGAGTTAGTTCgatatgcagagagtgaatgtcGAGCCTGGTTTGAGGCGAATGAAGTGATACAACCAGTGCCACAAGGAAACAATATGGTGATCCCccaagtcataagcttgggCAACATATGCctgttagatggatcttggataGCATCGGCCAactttagtggatgtggatgggtgtGGATGGACAGTAGGGGGAAGGCTCAGCTTATGGGGTTAAAAAATATTACTCGACGTGAATCAGCCTTGCACTCGGAAGTTGAAACACTACAGTGggcaatggagaatatgcttcagCAATCAACATGTCAGAGCTTTGGGACGGATTGTAAGGACCTGATTGCTATGCTAGAGGAACCTCAtgcttggccaagctttgcgacaGAATTGGAGAAGATCGAGACGCTACGGATATGCTTCCCGGAGTTCAGCATTACTCAT